A portion of the Meriones unguiculatus strain TT.TT164.6M chromosome 14, Bangor_MerUng_6.1, whole genome shotgun sequence genome contains these proteins:
- the LOC110541305 gene encoding cytochrome P450 2B1 isoform X3 yields the protein MQNTLTAELCQDRLREKYGDVFTVYLGPRPVVILCGTEAIREALVDHAEAFSGRGTIAVIKPVFHEYGVIFSNGERWKTLRRFSLATMSDFGMGKRSVEERIQEEAQCLVEELRKSQGAPLDTTFLFQCITANIICSIVFGERFDYKDRQFLRLLELFYCTFSLLSSFSSQVFELFPGFLKYFPGTHRQISKNLQEILEYIGHNVEKHRATLDPSAPRDFIDTYLLRMEKEKSNQHTEFHHQNLVISVLSLFFAGTETSSTTLRYGFLLMLKFPHVAEKVQKEIDQVIGSHRLPTLDDRIKMPYTEAVIHEIQRLADLIPIGVPHRVIKDTRFRGYLLPKNTEVYPILSSALHDPRFFEQPDTFNPDHFLDANGALKKNEAFMPFSTGKRICLGEGIARNELFLFFTTILQNFSVSSTMAPKDIDLTPKECGIGRIPPTYQISFLAR from the exons CTTCGAGAAAAATATGGAGATGTGTTCACGGTGTACCTGGGACCGAGGCCTGTGGTCATTTTGTGTGGGACAGAGGCCATTAGGGAGGCCCTGGTGGACCACGCGGAGGCTTTCTCTGGCCGGGGGACAATTGCTGTGATTAAGCCTGTCTTTCATGAGTATG GTGTGATCTTTTCCAATGGGGAACGCTGGAAGACACTCCGGCGATTCTCTCTAGCAACCATGAGCGACTTTGGGATGGGGAAGCGAAGTGTGGAGGAGCGGATTCAGGAGGAGGCCCAATGTCTGGTGGAGGAGCTGAGGAAATCCCAGG GAGCGCCCCTGGACACCACGTTTCTCTTCCAGTGcatcacagccaacatcatctGCTCCATTGTCTTTGGAGAGCGCTTTGACTACAAAGACCGCCAGTTCCTGCGCCTGCTGGAACTGTTCTATTGCACCTTTTCACTCTTAAGCTCATTCTCCAGCCAG GTGTTTGAGCTCTTCCCTGGCTTCCTGAAGTActttcctgggacccacagacAAATCTCTAAAAACCTGCAGGAAATCCTTGAATACATTGGCCATAATGTGGAGAAGCACAGGGCGACCTTGGACCCCAGTGCTCCACGAGACTTCATCGATACCTACCTTCTACGCATGGAGAAG GAGAAGTCCAACCAACACACGGAGTTCCACCACCAGAATCTTGTGATCTCCgtgctctctctcttctttgctgGCACTGAGACCAGCAGCACCACACTCCGCTATGGCTTCCTGCTCATGCTCAAGTTCCCCCATGTAGCAG AGAAAGTCCAAAAGGAGATTGATCAGGTGATCGGTTCACACCGCCTTCCAACCCTTGATGACCGCATCAAAATGCCATACACTGAGGCAGTTATCCACGAGATTCAGAGACTTGCAGACCTCATCCCAATTGGAGTGCCACACAGAGTCATCAAAGACACACGGTTCCGAGGGTACCTGCTTCCCAAG AACACTGAAGTGTACCCCATTCTGAGTTCAGCTCTTCATGACCCTCGGTTCTTTGAACAGCCAGATACCTTCAATCCTGACCACTTCCTGGATGCCAATGGGGCACTGAAGAAAAATGAAGCTTTTATGCCCTTCTCCACAG GAAAGCGCATTTGTCTTGGCGAAGGCATTGCCCGCAATGAATTGTTCCTGTTCTTTACGACCATCctccagaacttctctgtgtCCAGCACCATGGCTCCTAAGGACATTGACCTCACTCCCAAGGAGTGTGGCATTGGCAGAATACCCCCAACATACCAAATCAGCTTCTTGGCCCGCTGA
- the LOC110541305 gene encoding cytochrome P450 2B1 isoform X2, which produces MSPLTAFSTCSPPTSRPHESQLVTSVSLPCVYGCSRRELREKYGDVFTVYLGPRPVVILCGTEAIREALVDHAEAFSGRGTIAVIKPVFHEYGVIFSNGERWKTLRRFSLATMSDFGMGKRSVEERIQEEAQCLVEELRKSQGAPLDTTFLFQCITANIICSIVFGERFDYKDRQFLRLLELFYCTFSLLSSFSSQVFELFPGFLKYFPGTHRQISKNLQEILEYIGHNVEKHRATLDPSAPRDFIDTYLLRMEKEKSNQHTEFHHQNLVISVLSLFFAGTETSSTTLRYGFLLMLKFPHVAEKVQKEIDQVIGSHRLPTLDDRIKMPYTEAVIHEIQRLADLIPIGVPHRVIKDTRFRGYLLPKNTEVYPILSSALHDPRFFEQPDTFNPDHFLDANGALKKNEAFMPFSTGKRICLGEGIARNELFLFFTTILQNFSVSSTMAPKDIDLTPKECGIGRIPPTYQISFLAR; this is translated from the exons CTTCGAGAAAAATATGGAGATGTGTTCACGGTGTACCTGGGACCGAGGCCTGTGGTCATTTTGTGTGGGACAGAGGCCATTAGGGAGGCCCTGGTGGACCACGCGGAGGCTTTCTCTGGCCGGGGGACAATTGCTGTGATTAAGCCTGTCTTTCATGAGTATG GTGTGATCTTTTCCAATGGGGAACGCTGGAAGACACTCCGGCGATTCTCTCTAGCAACCATGAGCGACTTTGGGATGGGGAAGCGAAGTGTGGAGGAGCGGATTCAGGAGGAGGCCCAATGTCTGGTGGAGGAGCTGAGGAAATCCCAGG GAGCGCCCCTGGACACCACGTTTCTCTTCCAGTGcatcacagccaacatcatctGCTCCATTGTCTTTGGAGAGCGCTTTGACTACAAAGACCGCCAGTTCCTGCGCCTGCTGGAACTGTTCTATTGCACCTTTTCACTCTTAAGCTCATTCTCCAGCCAG GTGTTTGAGCTCTTCCCTGGCTTCCTGAAGTActttcctgggacccacagacAAATCTCTAAAAACCTGCAGGAAATCCTTGAATACATTGGCCATAATGTGGAGAAGCACAGGGCGACCTTGGACCCCAGTGCTCCACGAGACTTCATCGATACCTACCTTCTACGCATGGAGAAG GAGAAGTCCAACCAACACACGGAGTTCCACCACCAGAATCTTGTGATCTCCgtgctctctctcttctttgctgGCACTGAGACCAGCAGCACCACACTCCGCTATGGCTTCCTGCTCATGCTCAAGTTCCCCCATGTAGCAG AGAAAGTCCAAAAGGAGATTGATCAGGTGATCGGTTCACACCGCCTTCCAACCCTTGATGACCGCATCAAAATGCCATACACTGAGGCAGTTATCCACGAGATTCAGAGACTTGCAGACCTCATCCCAATTGGAGTGCCACACAGAGTCATCAAAGACACACGGTTCCGAGGGTACCTGCTTCCCAAG AACACTGAAGTGTACCCCATTCTGAGTTCAGCTCTTCATGACCCTCGGTTCTTTGAACAGCCAGATACCTTCAATCCTGACCACTTCCTGGATGCCAATGGGGCACTGAAGAAAAATGAAGCTTTTATGCCCTTCTCCACAG GAAAGCGCATTTGTCTTGGCGAAGGCATTGCCCGCAATGAATTGTTCCTGTTCTTTACGACCATCctccagaacttctctgtgtCCAGCACCATGGCTCCTAAGGACATTGACCTCACTCCCAAGGAGTGTGGCATTGGCAGAATACCCCCAACATACCAAATCAGCTTCTTGGCCCGCTGA